Proteins found in one Candidatus Atribacteria bacterium genomic segment:
- a CDS encoding phosphoribosylformylglycinamidine cyclo-ligase: protein MGESYKEAGVDISLANQIVEKIKPLIGKTSVSGALGGIGGFGGLFSLTEQKYKEPVLVSGTDGVGTKLKVAFALKKHDTVGIDLVAMSVNDIITCGAKPLFFLDYISIGKLSEKVVIELIKGITEGCKMSDCALLGGETAEMPGFYAEDEYDLAGFAVGIVEKSKIIDGSEIREGDAVIGIASNGLHSNGFSLVRKVLLEVKKYGLDEKLNFLERSLGEELLRPTRIYVKPVLYLVEKYKILGIAHITGGGLLENIPRILPQGLSVEINSGSWSRPPIFSLIQKEGKISNQEMYRTFNMGIGMIFIVSHSESEKISGVLESMNCESYVIGRIIKGTKQTIIK, encoded by the coding sequence ATGGGAGAATCTTATAAAGAAGCCGGTGTAGATATTAGCCTGGCCAATCAGATAGTTGAAAAAATAAAACCATTGATCGGTAAAACTTCTGTTTCCGGAGCATTGGGTGGCATTGGTGGATTTGGCGGATTGTTTTCTTTAACAGAACAGAAATATAAAGAACCGGTATTGGTTTCCGGAACGGACGGAGTGGGGACCAAATTAAAAGTTGCCTTTGCTCTTAAAAAACATGACACGGTGGGGATAGATTTAGTGGCCATGTCGGTGAATGATATCATCACCTGTGGGGCAAAACCTTTATTTTTTTTGGATTATATTTCCATTGGTAAATTGTCAGAAAAAGTAGTGATTGAACTGATAAAAGGAATTACCGAAGGGTGCAAAATGTCAGATTGTGCCTTATTGGGCGGAGAAACAGCAGAGATGCCCGGATTTTATGCAGAAGATGAATATGACCTGGCCGGTTTTGCAGTGGGAATAGTAGAAAAAAGTAAAATAATAGATGGCAGTGAAATTAGAGAAGGGGATGCGGTAATAGGCATTGCCTCTAATGGATTACACAGTAACGGTTTCTCTTTAGTCAGGAAAGTGTTATTGGAAGTAAAAAAATATGGACTTGATGAGAAATTAAATTTTCTGGAAAGATCCCTGGGAGAAGAGCTGCTTCGGCCAACCAGGATTTATGTGAAGCCGGTTTTGTATTTAGTTGAGAAATATAAGATTTTGGGAATAGCTCATATTACCGGAGGAGGATTATTGGAAAATATTCCCCGCATTTTACCCCAAGGATTATCTGTAGAAATAAATTCCGGTAGCTGGAGTAGACCTCCTATTTTTTCCTTAATCCAAAAAGAAGGAAAAATTTCTAATCAAGAAATGTATCGAACTTTCAATATGGGTATAGGAATGATTTTTATTGTATCTCATAGTGAATCTGAAAAAATATCAGGAGTACTTGAATCCATGAATTGTGAATCTTATGTCATTGGTCGAATTATTAAGGGAACAAAACAAACCATCATTAAATAA
- a CDS encoding phosphoribosylglycinamide formyltransferase gives MINIGVLASGRGTNLQAIIEAIEDGKIAGEIKIVISDHPKACALKRAQQYLIDTRYIDFKEFKNREDFDKEIIKTLKEKKIDLVVLAGYMRILSPYFIRTYQNKIINIHPALLPSFPGLHAHKQTVEYGVKISGCTVHFVDEGVDSGPIILQKAVEVSDDDTEDSLAEKILKEEHQIYPRAIQLFCEGRLMVKGRKVLIK, from the coding sequence ATGATAAATATCGGAGTCCTGGCTTCCGGCAGAGGGACAAATTTACAGGCCATCATTGAGGCCATTGAAGATGGTAAAATTGCCGGTGAAATCAAAATCGTGATCAGCGATCATCCGAAAGCTTGTGCCCTGAAAAGGGCTCAACAATATCTTATCGATACCCGTTATATTGATTTTAAGGAATTTAAAAACCGGGAAGATTTCGATAAAGAGATCATCAAAACCTTAAAAGAGAAAAAAATTGACCTGGTCGTTCTAGCCGGTTATATGAGAATTTTGAGTCCTTATTTTATCAGGACCTATCAAAATAAGATCATAAATATTCATCCTGCCTTACTCCCTTCTTTCCCGGGGTTACATGCTCATAAGCAAACCGTGGAATATGGCGTTAAGATTTCCGGATGTACCGTTCACTTTGTGGATGAGGGAGTAGATTCCGGTCCGATTATCCTGCAAAAGGCAGTAGAGGTGAGCGATGATGATACCGAGGACTCTTTGGCAGAGAAAATCCTGAAAGAAGAACATCAAATTTATCCTCGAGCAATCCAGTTATTTTGTGAAGGTAGATTAATGGTTAAAGGAAGAAAAGTCTTGATTAAATAA
- the purD gene encoding phosphoribosylamine--glycine ligase has translation MKVLIIGSGGREHALVWKIKQSPKVSQIYCAPGNAGISGLAQCESIDADNIEKLVDFAQKEKIDLTVVGPELPLSRGIVNEFNKQGLRIFGPSKNAAEIESSKVFSKYLLKKYNIPTANYEVFQNSKEALAYIQKQIFPLVIKADGLAAGKGVFIVENLLEAKDALNALMKEKQFGDAGRQVIIEEFLEGEEVSILAFCDGKTVIPMVSSQDHKKIFDHDRGLNTGGMGAYSPVPFYPDEFEKRVLEEILKPTVKGLQNEGKEYKGVLYAGLILTKEGPKVLEFNARFGDPETQVILPRLKTDLIDILNAVIEDKLHQINIEWEDNAAVCVVVASKGYPGKCQKGKSISGLERMEKMKNMIAFHAGTKLQSDQVVTSGGRVLGITAWDETISKAIEKAYEAVKEIYFEGMYYRKDIAAKAIKEKNK, from the coding sequence ATGAAAGTATTGATTATTGGCAGTGGAGGACGGGAGCATGCCCTGGTGTGGAAAATAAAACAAAGCCCAAAAGTTTCTCAAATTTATTGCGCACCGGGCAATGCCGGAATTTCCGGGTTAGCCCAATGTGAAAGCATTGATGCAGACAATATAGAAAAATTAGTTGATTTTGCCCAAAAGGAAAAGATTGATCTAACCGTAGTGGGACCGGAATTACCTTTATCCCGGGGAATTGTCAATGAATTTAACAAACAGGGTTTAAGGATATTCGGTCCAAGTAAAAATGCTGCTGAGATTGAATCAAGTAAAGTTTTTTCCAAATATTTATTAAAAAAATACAATATCCCTACTGCAAATTATGAAGTCTTTCAAAATAGCAAGGAGGCACTCGCCTATATACAAAAACAGATTTTCCCTTTGGTCATCAAGGCAGACGGGTTGGCTGCAGGTAAAGGCGTATTTATTGTAGAAAATTTGCTAGAAGCAAAAGACGCCTTGAATGCACTGATGAAAGAAAAACAATTTGGGGACGCAGGCAGGCAGGTCATCATAGAGGAATTTTTAGAAGGAGAAGAGGTATCGATCTTGGCATTTTGTGATGGGAAAACGGTTATCCCCATGGTTTCCTCCCAGGATCACAAAAAGATATTTGATCATGACCGGGGGCTTAATACCGGGGGGATGGGAGCTTATTCCCCGGTTCCCTTTTATCCTGATGAGTTTGAAAAGAGAGTTTTGGAAGAGATTTTAAAACCTACTGTAAAAGGTTTACAGAATGAAGGGAAAGAGTATAAAGGGGTCCTTTATGCCGGATTGATATTAACCAAAGAAGGTCCCAAAGTTTTAGAATTTAATGCCCGCTTTGGTGACCCGGAGACTCAAGTTATATTGCCCAGATTAAAAACAGATTTAATCGATATATTGAATGCAGTCATTGAGGATAAACTTCATCAAATTAATATTGAATGGGAAGATAATGCTGCAGTATGTGTGGTAGTTGCCTCCAAAGGATATCCGGGGAAGTGCCAGAAAGGAAAATCGATTAGCGGTTTGGAAAGGATGGAAAAAATGAAAAATATGATAGCCTTTCATGCCGGCACCAAATTGCAGAGTGATCAGGTAGTTACTTCGGGAGGAAGGGTCCTGGGGATAACTGCCTGGGATGAAACGATATCCAAAGCAATAGAAAAGGCTTATGAAGCTGTAAAAGAAATTTATTTTGAAGGTATGTACTACCGGAAAGATATTGCCGCTAAGGCTATAAAGGAGAAAAACAAATGA
- the purH gene encoding bifunctional phosphoribosylaminoimidazolecarboxamide formyltransferase/IMP cyclohydrolase: MTKIKRALISVSDKEGLIDFAKGLEKLGIKIISTGGTARLLKDAQIKVKLISEVTNFPEILDGRVKTLHPLIFGGLLARSDNSLHQEQIAVQQIEPIGLVVVNLYPFEKTISKKEVTLDEAIENIDIGGPSLLRASAKNYQDVAVVINPRDYPIILEELEKNQGEVSLETKKRLATEVFEHTSFYDGIISQYLRKNLLKESTSFPHTLNLLGENVIDLRYGENPHQSASFYKEVSVKEANLGDAVQLGGKELSFNNLVDLGAVLEMVKDFQEPTVAFVKHTNPCGLASASTIEEAFRKAYRGDPLSAYGSIIGINRVVDSKLADLIDETPFVEAVLAPDFEDEALTILRRKQNRRLIKVGDLKNRDTEVKDIKKIPGGFLVQDRNIKEINIEDLKVVTNRKPDQKELEELLFAWKAAKQVKSNAIVLTKDKQTVGVGAGQMSRVDSVLIAIRKSEGRSKGSYLASDAFFPFRDGVDEAAKAGITAIIQPGGSKRDEEVIKAANEHNLAMVFTDTRCFKH; this comes from the coding sequence ATGACCAAAATAAAACGCGCCTTAATCAGCGTATCCGATAAAGAAGGATTGATTGATTTTGCCAAAGGTCTGGAAAAATTAGGAATCAAAATTATTTCTACCGGAGGAACAGCCCGGCTATTAAAAGATGCTCAAATCAAAGTGAAATTAATTTCCGAAGTAACCAATTTTCCGGAGATATTGGATGGCAGGGTCAAGACCCTTCATCCTTTGATTTTTGGAGGGTTATTAGCCAGAAGTGATAATTCCCTCCATCAAGAGCAGATAGCAGTCCAGCAGATAGAACCAATTGGCCTGGTTGTTGTCAATTTATATCCTTTTGAAAAAACCATTTCAAAAAAAGAAGTAACATTGGATGAAGCGATCGAGAATATTGATATTGGCGGACCTTCGCTTTTAAGGGCATCAGCCAAGAACTATCAGGATGTCGCTGTCGTCATAAATCCCCGGGATTATCCTATCATTTTGGAAGAATTAGAGAAAAACCAGGGAGAAGTATCCTTGGAGACTAAAAAGAGATTAGCGACCGAGGTATTTGAACATACTTCATTTTATGATGGGATTATTTCCCAATATTTAAGAAAAAATCTACTTAAAGAATCGACTTCTTTCCCCCATACGCTCAATTTACTGGGTGAAAACGTGATAGATCTGCGTTATGGAGAGAATCCTCATCAATCAGCTTCTTTCTACAAAGAAGTATCGGTAAAAGAAGCCAACCTGGGAGATGCAGTACAATTGGGAGGCAAAGAATTATCTTTCAACAATTTAGTCGATTTAGGAGCGGTCCTGGAGATGGTGAAAGATTTTCAGGAACCTACCGTTGCCTTTGTAAAACACACCAATCCCTGTGGTTTGGCCAGCGCGTCTACTATTGAAGAAGCTTTTCGAAAAGCTTACCGGGGGGATCCTCTTTCTGCCTATGGCAGCATTATCGGTATCAATAGGGTAGTAGATTCAAAATTGGCTGATTTAATTGATGAAACGCCTTTTGTGGAGGCAGTACTGGCACCCGACTTTGAAGATGAAGCTCTCACAATCTTAAGACGAAAACAGAATCGCCGCTTAATCAAAGTGGGAGATTTAAAAAATAGAGATACCGAAGTAAAAGATATTAAAAAAATACCCGGTGGATTTCTGGTTCAGGATAGAAACATAAAGGAAATCAATATAGAAGACCTGAAAGTAGTCACCAATAGAAAACCAGATCAAAAAGAATTGGAAGAGCTCTTATTCGCCTGGAAGGCAGCTAAACAGGTCAAATCGAATGCCATTGTTTTGACCAAGGATAAACAGACCGTCGGTGTCGGTGCCGGACAGATGAGCCGGGTAGATTCGGTTCTCATTGCCATTAGAAAATCAGAAGGTCGTTCCAAGGGGTCATATCTAGCTTCCGATGCCTTTTTTCCTTTTAGAGATGGGGTAGATGAGGCGGCTAAAGCGGGAATAACCGCCATTATTCAACCAGGTGGCTCGAAGCGAGATGAGGAAGTGATCAAAGCTGCCAATGAGCATAATCTGGCTATGGTATTTACCGATACAAGATGCTTTAAACATTAA
- a CDS encoding MFS transporter, with protein sequence MKKISINIIVLFFSLVVVMLGFGMVMPLIPFYIERLGAGGSELGLLIASYGVMQLIFAPIWGDISDRWGRRKVMIAGMLGNGVTLLAFGLASHLWILFIARILSGVLASAMLPASMAYIGDITTTEERGSGMGLIGAAAGVGIVIGPGLGGLLSVNSLAFPFFIAALLSMISVLFIFFFLPESLSAEKKAKNSQGVITDQYARMKKALLSPIGNLLIITFIVSFGLTNFQGIYGLFALKKFGYEPQKVGTILMVMGIVLAVGQGVIAGRLIKRFGEELIIKMSLLLSSIGFLSMVKVTSYPGVLISTGFFILAISLLRPSLAALISKKSTVGQGMSMGLNDSFKSLGRIFGPVCAGFIFDINVNYPYLFGVAIMLIGFLLGLAKIKETGNLSG encoded by the coding sequence ATGAAGAAAATAAGCATTAATATCATCGTTTTATTTTTCAGTCTTGTCGTTGTTATGTTGGGGTTCGGTATGGTGATGCCTCTCATTCCCTTTTATATAGAAAGGTTGGGTGCGGGCGGAAGTGAACTCGGCCTTTTAATTGCTTCTTATGGTGTCATGCAGCTTATCTTTGCTCCCATCTGGGGAGATATATCAGACAGATGGGGAAGAAGAAAAGTGATGATTGCTGGCATGCTGGGTAATGGTGTTACTCTTCTTGCCTTTGGATTGGCAAGTCATCTATGGATCCTTTTTATTGCAAGAATATTATCAGGAGTGCTGGCTTCAGCTATGCTTCCTGCATCAATGGCCTATATAGGCGATATTACTACCACGGAAGAACGGGGAAGCGGCATGGGATTAATAGGAGCTGCTGCGGGTGTCGGAATAGTGATAGGACCTGGCCTGGGAGGTTTACTGTCGGTTAATTCCCTTGCTTTTCCATTTTTTATCGCTGCATTACTCTCAATGATATCAGTTTTATTCATTTTTTTCTTTTTACCTGAATCCCTTTCGGCAGAAAAGAAAGCAAAAAATAGCCAAGGAGTTATCACGGATCAATATGCACGGATGAAAAAAGCCTTGCTCAGCCCAATTGGAAATTTGCTTATCATCACTTTTATAGTAAGCTTTGGACTGACAAATTTCCAGGGGATATACGGACTGTTTGCCTTAAAAAAATTTGGCTACGAACCGCAAAAAGTGGGCACCATTCTTATGGTCATGGGCATTGTTCTGGCTGTTGGTCAGGGAGTGATAGCAGGTAGGCTTATCAAGAGATTTGGAGAGGAATTGATAATAAAAATGTCCTTATTACTCAGTTCTATTGGTTTTCTTTCCATGGTAAAAGTGACGAGTTACCCGGGAGTATTAATCAGCACGGGATTTTTCATTTTGGCGATCTCTTTACTCCGCCCTTCCCTGGCTGCCTTAATTTCCAAAAAATCTACTGTGGGACAGGGCATGTCTATGGGTTTGAACGATTCCTTTAAAAGCCTGGGACGGATTTTTGGCCCTGTATGTGCAGGTTTTATTTTTGATATTAATGTTAACTACCCTTATTTATTCGGCGTTGCCATTATGTTAATCGGTTTTTTATTAGGATTAGCCAAAATTAAAGAAACAGGAAATCTTTCCGGATAA
- a CDS encoding pyruvate, phosphate dikinase codes for MFHYQYIRRLDQISKDDFLLVGGKASNLGEMIKAGLPVPGGFVVLTSAYQGFVKENNLQRNISKIIEKIDFNDTAKLEKVFETIQNWFKDSKIPEDIKNEIASAYQKLGGGAVAIRSSATAEDLPGSSFAGQYDTYLNICGIEGICEAVKKCFASLWNTRAMSYRAKQDISDDELSHAVVVQKLVNGERAGILFTANPINHRRDQMMINASWGLGEAIVSGEVSPDQWIIEKNTREMTENKISTKQVMTVRETEGTVNVKVPVELQNKPSLSKKDIKNLIEMGCKTESYFSSPQDIEWIIAKDKVYLLQSRDITTLPDKEILTDYFEWNSSKERHYLWTNNMVGDVFPEVMTPSTWSMWNTVLGNSFGRHPAIGNIGGRLYLNYSFVYSMMRKFGKNHEQTVNFLEAMISPPSENVDIPIIPISIKTILSEIIPYQIKTAWKQRKLKKNWHIITSAVPERCQKIRKKIAEVREKKELVPLWFEEVKPLFIQLFYLQDTFNDNFFMPYANFKSELKKLVTEEKANAFLTNMNSNSEELASIGPLLGLLKVENGEISGEEYIQLYGHRHYNENEFSVPRPEEDEEWFEKQLAEFKDSAVKVKESLKRRSADFEKMWKKLENDYPKKAKILKEKINMIRDTVHIRERIRSELSRSVGVVRHFFLKAGELTGLGEEIFFLTHQELIEVLSGNHLSCQYIPVRKKKYAEYCNLPPYPQFIKGEFNPFEWAKNPNRRSDIYAIEISTLSSPDDNIIKGCAASFGCVEGIVRRIDSPEEGHLLQPGEILVTTTTNIGWTTLFSKAAAVVTDVGAQLSHAAIVAREMGIPAVVGTGNATMYMKTGDRVTVDGSKGIVRVFKDGQ; via the coding sequence AAGAAATATAAGTAAAATTATTGAGAAGATTGATTTTAACGATACCGCAAAATTAGAAAAAGTATTCGAGACCATTCAAAATTGGTTTAAGGATAGTAAAATACCTGAAGATATTAAAAATGAGATAGCCTCGGCATACCAAAAATTAGGTGGCGGCGCAGTGGCCATTCGTTCTTCGGCTACGGCAGAAGATTTACCCGGGAGTTCTTTTGCCGGTCAATATGACACCTACCTGAATATTTGTGGAATAGAGGGCATTTGTGAAGCGGTTAAAAAATGTTTTGCCTCATTATGGAACACACGAGCCATGTCGTATAGAGCAAAACAGGATATATCAGATGATGAGCTGTCCCATGCGGTTGTAGTACAAAAATTAGTTAACGGAGAAAGAGCAGGAATTTTATTTACAGCCAATCCGATTAACCATCGACGAGACCAGATGATGATTAATGCATCCTGGGGCCTTGGAGAAGCCATCGTTAGCGGAGAGGTTTCTCCGGATCAGTGGATAATAGAGAAAAATACAAGGGAAATGACAGAAAATAAAATATCTACAAAGCAAGTAATGACTGTGAGAGAAACAGAAGGAACTGTTAATGTAAAAGTTCCGGTAGAGCTACAAAATAAACCATCATTAAGTAAAAAAGACATTAAAAATCTAATAGAAATGGGATGTAAAACTGAATCATACTTTAGTTCACCCCAAGATATTGAATGGATCATTGCAAAAGATAAAGTCTATCTTCTTCAGTCCAGAGATATTACAACGCTCCCGGATAAGGAAATTTTGACTGATTATTTTGAATGGAATAGTAGTAAAGAAAGACATTATTTGTGGACTAATAATATGGTTGGAGATGTTTTTCCTGAGGTCATGACGCCAAGTACCTGGTCGATGTGGAATACTGTTCTGGGTAATAGCTTTGGAAGACATCCAGCCATAGGGAATATTGGGGGACGCCTTTACCTTAATTATTCTTTTGTCTATTCAATGATGAGAAAGTTTGGCAAGAATCATGAACAGACAGTAAATTTTTTAGAAGCTATGATAAGCCCTCCATCGGAAAATGTAGATATTCCAATCATTCCCATTTCCATAAAAACAATATTATCTGAAATCATACCCTATCAAATTAAAACAGCATGGAAGCAGAGGAAGTTAAAGAAAAACTGGCATATCATCACCTCTGCTGTGCCTGAAAGGTGCCAAAAAATTCGAAAAAAAATAGCGGAGGTCCGTGAAAAGAAGGAGTTAGTTCCCCTATGGTTTGAAGAAGTAAAACCATTATTCATCCAACTGTTTTACCTTCAGGATACATTCAATGATAATTTTTTTATGCCTTATGCTAATTTTAAAAGTGAGTTAAAAAAATTAGTTACAGAAGAAAAGGCCAATGCTTTTTTGACGAATATGAACAGTAATTCAGAGGAACTGGCCAGTATTGGTCCGCTTTTAGGATTATTAAAAGTGGAAAATGGTGAAATCAGCGGTGAAGAATATATTCAATTATATGGACACCGACATTATAATGAAAACGAGTTTTCAGTACCACGTCCGGAAGAAGATGAAGAATGGTTTGAGAAACAATTAGCTGAATTTAAAGATTCAGCGGTGAAGGTAAAAGAATCATTGAAAAGAAGGTCAGCTGATTTTGAAAAAATGTGGAAAAAACTTGAGAATGATTACCCTAAAAAAGCAAAAATATTAAAAGAAAAAATAAATATGATTAGAGATACAGTACATATAAGGGAAAGGATCCGTTCAGAATTGAGCCGTTCAGTTGGTGTTGTTCGTCATTTCTTCCTAAAAGCAGGGGAGTTAACCGGTCTTGGTGAAGAAATTTTCTTTTTGACCCATCAGGAATTAATTGAAGTATTGTCAGGCAATCATTTATCATGCCAATATATTCCTGTCAGAAAGAAAAAATACGCTGAATATTGTAACTTGCCACCTTATCCTCAATTTATCAAAGGGGAATTTAATCCCTTTGAATGGGCGAAAAATCCAAATAGACGCAGTGATATTTATGCCATTGAGATTTCTACTTTATCATCACCTGACGATAATATCATTAAAGGATGTGCGGCATCCTTTGGCTGTGTGGAAGGAATTGTACGGCGTATAGACAGCCCTGAAGAAGGACATTTACTTCAACCAGGTGAAATTCTTGTTACCACAACAACCAATATAGGTTGGACTACTCTATTTTCGAAAGCAGCAGCGGTTGTCACTGATGTTGGAGCTCAACTATCTCATGCAGCTATCGTCGCTCGTGAAATGGGCATTCCCGCAGTTGTAGGAACCGGGAATGCAACCATGTACATGAAGACGGGAGATCGAGTAACGGTAGACGGGAGCAAGGGAATTGTAAGAGTTTTTAAGGACGGGCAATAG